In Candidatus Dormiibacterota bacterium, the genomic stretch CGATTTATCCATCAGCGTCCGGATCGCGTGCTGCGCCGCCGGCGGCATCTCGCCCAGCGATCCCTCCTCGAGCATCGAGGCATAGCCGCGGATCACGGTCAGCGGGGTGCGGAGCTCGTGCGACGCGATTTGCATGAACTCACGCCGGGCGCGTTCCAGTTCGACGAGAGCATCGGCGCGTCCGCGTTCGCGCTCTAGGGCCTGCCGGGTATCGAGCGCGATGGCGGCCTGCGAGGCAACGAGCTGCAGCCGGCGGAGCTGGTCAGGCCGCAGCCACCGTGGCCGCCGCCAGTACAAACCGACGAAGCCGACGAATCGCTGCCCGGCGCGCATCGGCAGGAAGATGCTGGCCTTGACCCCGGGCGCCAGGGTGCCCCGTCGAGCCCAGTCGGGAAGCTTCGTGTCGCTCTCGGGATCGGTCACGTAGGCGGTCACCCGCGGGTCCGCCAGCCAGGCCACCTGCTCCGCGGTCAGCGGCCCGCCGGCCGATGCCGCCTTGTCGGGCCACTGCCGGCCGCCGGTCGCCGCGACGTGGTAACGCCTGTCGGCTTGCAGCACCCGAAGCGTCGCGTAGTCCGCCTGGCTCAGGTCGACGAACCCCTGCAGGATACGACTGTCGACCTCGCAGTCGGGCGGCCCAGCGTCGCTCGGCTGGAACCCCTCGATCATTGCCAGGGCTTTGATCGTCTGCTCCGCTTCGGCGTACTGTTCGGCATGGGCGAGCGCGAGAGCGGTCTGCGCCGCGATCGATTCCATCAGGCGAAGGTCGTCATCGCTGAGGGATCGCGCCCCTTGCCGGGCCAGCGAGAGTACGCCAAACAGCCGGTTGCCGGTCACCATCGGAACGCTGATGATGCTCTCCGGGATGCGCGTGGTCCCGGCCGGATAGACCATCCGCGAATCCACGCTGGCATCCGGGACGAGGAACGACCGCCGGGATTGGGCGGCGATCCCCGTAATCCCCTCGCCGAGCGAAAGCTTCACGGTATGCCAGTCGGGCCGCTCGTAGGACTCGGCCCGAGCCACCGATTTGACCAGCACGAGGCGTTCGGACGACTCGTCCCAGCGGTAGAGGCGGAAGTGCTGGTAATCGATGACGCGGAGCGTGGCCTCGGCCACCGTGTTGAGGACCTCCTCGGCGTCGAGGCTCTGGATGATCCGCGGTGAGACGTCCTGCAGGAGGTCCTTGCGTCGCCGCAGCAGCGACTCCCGGCGGCGGCTGACGTGGACGAACTGGATGACCGCGGCGGCGGCCAGGATGCCCGTCACCAGGCGGACGACGTCGCTCAGGCTGCGGACGCCAAATTCTCCCGACGGCGGGAGGAAGAAGTAGTCAGCGACGACGGCGACGGTCGCGGTCGCCGCAATCGCCGGGCCGCGACCCAGGCGCCACGCGATGGCACCCACCAGCAGAACAAGAATCAGGAGAAAGGTCTCGATTCGCGGGAGGCCCAGCACCCAGGCCAGGCCCGCGAGCCCGAGCGACACAACGCCAACAGCACCGATGGCCGCGGCGTAAGGCAGCGTTCGCTGGATCATGTCTCCCCATCGTACGGACATGACGAAATCACAATACGCGGCCCGCCAAGCACCAGCTTGACCGACCAGGGTGCGCCCCGCAGGCTGGTTCCCTTCGTGTCACAAAACCCATCTAGGGAGGTATCAGCATGAGGATAGCATGCGTTCCCAGCGTTGACTACGAAGACTCGGAGTTCAAGGAGCCCGAGGACGCGTTCCGCTTGGGTTAACGGAGATGCTGGTGCCGGTGCGACGGCATCTTTCTTATTTAATGGCGAGAATGCGAGCCGGCCGGTCGACGAGAGAAATCCTCCAAGCCGCCGTTCCCATCGCCCTCGCCGTGTTCGTCTTTGGCGCCTCATTCGGTGTGCTCGCGGTGGCGGCGCACCTGCCCGCATGGTCCGTGGTGCTGATGTCGGCGTTGGTCTTTGCCGGGTCGGCCCAGTTCGCGGCCCTCGGTGTGATTGTCGCCGGTGGCGGTGTCCTGGCGGCGATCTTCGCCGGCGCTCTCCTCAACCTCCGTTTCATCGCCACCGGCATCGCGGTGGCGCGCTCGCTGCCTGGCGGTCGACTCGTACGGTCGTTGCTGGCGCAGCTGTCGATCGATGAGAGCTATGCGATGTCGGTTCGCGCCGGCGCGCCCGGCCGGCCCGACGGCCGGACGTTGCTGGTGACGGGCGCTTGCCTCTACGCCGTCTGGGTCGTCGGAACGCTGATAGGCGTGCTCTTCGGCCCGGTTCTGGGTGACCCCAAGCGGTTCGGGCTCGATGCGGCGTTCCCAGCCGCCTTCGTCGCGTTGCTCTGGCCGTTGCTCTCGGGGCGGCACGCCGTGCGCTGCGCGATCGCTGGGGCCGTCGTCGCTCTGGTCCTTGCGCCCTTCACTCCGCCGGGGGTACCCCTGGCGGGCGCCGCCGTGGTTGGGTTATGGCTGGCCCGCTAGCGCTGGCGCTGGTGCTGGGGCTCGCCAGCCTTTCGTTCCTCATGCGGGCAACGGGACCGTTTCTGCCGAACTTGCCATCCGCGGTGACGGAGCGGACGGCTGGGCTGGCGCCCGCACTGCTCGCGGCGCTCGTCGCGATCCAGCTCACCGGCCCAAACGGACTGGTGCACCTGGATGTCAAGGTGCCGGCGGTCTTGCTGGCCGCCGTGCTGGCCGCGCTGCGAGCCCCCTTTATCGTCTGCGTCATCGCCGGCGCTCTGGTCGCCGCGCTGCTACGGGCGCTCTTCCACCTCAACTGAATCCTTGTCAACGCGGCCGCTTCTGGCCAAGATGACAGGTAGGGAAATGAAGAAGGGCTAAAGCCCTGGAGGTACTGTAATGAAACCCTGGGTGCGGTATGCGCTGACCTTTGGCGCCGTGTCGGCGGTGATCACGCTGCTCTTCAACT encodes the following:
- a CDS encoding AzlC family ABC transporter permease, producing the protein MARMRAGRSTREILQAAVPIALAVFVFGASFGVLAVAAHLPAWSVVLMSALVFAGSAQFAALGVIVAGGGVLAAIFAGALLNLRFIATGIAVARSLPGGRLVRSLLAQLSIDESYAMSVRAGAPGRPDGRTLLVTGACLYAVWVVGTLIGVLFGPVLGDPKRFGLDAAFPAAFVALLWPLLSGRHAVRCAIAGAVVALVLAPFTPPGVPLAGAAVVGLWLAR
- a CDS encoding AzlD domain-containing protein: MAGPLALALVLGLASLSFLMRATGPFLPNLPSAVTERTAGLAPALLAALVAIQLTGPNGLVHLDVKVPAVLLAAVLAALRAPFIVCVIAGALVAALLRALFHLN
- a CDS encoding ATP-binding protein, with product MIQRTLPYAAAIGAVGVVSLGLAGLAWVLGLPRIETFLLILVLLVGAIAWRLGRGPAIAATATVAVVADYFFLPPSGEFGVRSLSDVVRLVTGILAAAAVIQFVHVSRRRESLLRRRKDLLQDVSPRIIQSLDAEEVLNTVAEATLRVIDYQHFRLYRWDESSERLVLVKSVARAESYERPDWHTVKLSLGEGITGIAAQSRRSFLVPDASVDSRMVYPAGTTRIPESIISVPMVTGNRLFGVLSLARQGARSLSDDDLRLMESIAAQTALALAHAEQYAEAEQTIKALAMIEGFQPSDAGPPDCEVDSRILQGFVDLSQADYATLRVLQADRRYHVAATGGRQWPDKAASAGGPLTAEQVAWLADPRVTAYVTDPESDTKLPDWARRGTLAPGVKASIFLPMRAGQRFVGFVGLYWRRPRWLRPDQLRRLQLVASQAAIALDTRQALERERGRADALVELERARREFMQIASHELRTPLTVIRGYASMLEEGSLGEMPPAAQHAIRTLMDKSSEMRGQVERMLLLARLEDGAAAQQMTELDLRTVVTDAVDRVRPQVALKQGRVHLDLAPSPLTVVGDPERLATAVDNLLQNAVKFSAGPPEIEVTGDRQDGHVRLVVKDHGIGIPAAARSRLFEKFYRVNDPELNNVVGTGIGLYLVRQVIEGHGGRVEVASQPGEGSSFEIELPVAVEGAEPA